Proteins co-encoded in one Listeria ivanovii subsp. ivanovii genomic window:
- a CDS encoding SpaA isopeptide-forming pilin-related protein produces the protein MKIFTKVKKLAIATIIILLVCQNISPVFATMTDVTGEKTATLKILKEDKETQEKIDGSVFEIKNNKTDEIMELQIEEDGTGTANSLSYGDYLVKEKTAAEGYSLDEKEYNVTLTEKEKIITSFSTKKETQRTEEKAPNAQTLKSRNLEATITENIFKEVILKDGNGNEFNTSDRIVNGSGVILNMNFSFVGKNYKKGDTFTTLSDRFNFGTKNLSGNFLPSTEAEWLLDVNTRQLTIKFLKDGVQEGDYNIALSTAFKRFDETDETGQKVVFETAGNDTVYQVEIIPTSDYPTTVNVPPYPSRLNPEKISVDAKFNLTKEADAIGLLELNDFSFGGDTVIDRSSIKVYSSDVSAGGTFMGTKKALVEGTDYTFTYDATSLKLTLVGGLAGKGYQVLYDRIINKPSTLTRVSTQALTKGDTGLLSGKSGYVNVLMTSYKHLKKSASYNSATKTIDWTIEVNYDEANLTPATVLTDVLDDTDVLYVDNSLRINGVTFDEGTGTPIIESDASNDWDISTISQNGSFNLTYNSTTKKAYQIKYSTKLTKVNEREITNKVTDQNGVAAESTLLLKPDLLQKSGGGIDYFNNKMTWQIVANSDKIKMKDLTIIDEFSTGVKSLLSHTVKAYTDDNNFVLLEEGKDYTINKDVVPAGFKITLIGDYKITTKKIVVDMVTSVDLTDVTNKVSNKATLHYRDEIDQLQTIGEIVSSVTPEATIMLNGDKYGYYNKTTGNIDWIVSVNTMGEHYDNLIFNDDMPMGTAYVEGSLQFRKVNSTDEMLGLSIPLFSKGTLAKPGEKNYPTKIDISDIVINLEFEDFDNSRVFIKYSTKPTEKWYSARYVNNIAKVSDNGKNEKSYSKEVYSSYQFNAIKKTGDIDATYGNKVNWKIELSNISPERPITNPAIIDVLDIGITGAQLVKNSFRVINQTTGEVINSNYYDIIFEENTFRIEFKNYIATAPIEVDYSTISLMSGTIKNSASVSSTDYGVLPYNLREITANVAPAFTIGSGDGIATVGSLKVTKVDKVDNTKKLAGAEFKLYTLEGEETGVEGTTNADGEVIFDGIQSGKYNLVETEAPVGYTINDEYKTGKEITIGAEGSVVNYTIENTAINGNVVLTKKDNKTKAVLAEAEFELQTKTGTKVKDNLVTDENGKIMIADLEPGEYQFVETKAAPGYELEASPVSFTIAINQIETVNVTKENTAKTGSVVLTKKDSVSKAVLAEAEFELQTKAGTKVKDNLVADTNGEIIVSDLAPGEYQFVETKAPAGYNLDINPVPFQVIFNQIAAINVIKENTAKAGSVVLTKEDSKTKAVIADAGFELQTKTGTKVKVDLVTDTDGKITVSDLSPGEYQFVETKAATGYELDATPVTFTIIFNQTGVVNVTKENTAKTGSVVLTKKDSVSKMALAKAEFELQTNSGTKVKSNLVTGEDGKITVADLAPGEYQFVETKAPIGYELDASPVNFTIAFNQATSLNITKENTAKTGSVILTKKDSMTEAELKGAEFELQTKAGANVKNALVTNENGNITVSDLAPGDYQFVETKAPKGYDLNKEPVTFTIEFNQQETVKVNKMNTMTTGSIILTKIDSQTKKPLKNATFNLVDNTNHVIKTLTTNAAGQFKITNLVPGNYQLIETKAPAGYVLDTVPVNVKIAFQQTLPLQVTKTNTKKAISGVVTAEFVDSNGKKLAIEEISTGIVGAKYKMTAKQIAGYKLVKDPANKHGTYKEQRQKVTFIYNKNTSIVVEPSNPIDITKTKSINNPTSTKESALVLPKTGDGSTNEEIFFGLFFSMVSLFLLRKRNQ, from the coding sequence ATGAAAATTTTTACAAAGGTGAAAAAACTAGCCATTGCAACGATAATTATATTATTGGTTTGTCAAAATATTTCACCAGTTTTTGCAACAATGACAGATGTTACAGGGGAAAAAACAGCAACACTAAAAATTTTAAAAGAAGATAAAGAAACGCAAGAGAAGATAGATGGCTCTGTTTTTGAAATAAAAAATAACAAGACCGATGAAATAATGGAACTACAAATAGAAGAAGATGGAACTGGAACAGCAAATTCTCTTTCTTATGGAGATTATCTTGTTAAAGAAAAAACAGCAGCGGAAGGTTATTCTTTGGATGAAAAAGAGTATAATGTGACTTTAACAGAAAAAGAAAAAATAATAACTTCCTTCTCCACAAAGAAAGAAACGCAAAGAACGGAAGAAAAAGCTCCAAATGCACAAACATTGAAAAGCCGCAATTTGGAGGCTACGATTACAGAAAATATTTTTAAGGAAGTTATTCTTAAAGACGGAAATGGCAATGAATTTAATACTTCTGATCGAATTGTTAATGGAAGTGGTGTAATTTTAAATATGAACTTCTCATTTGTAGGGAAGAACTATAAAAAAGGCGACACTTTTACTACTCTTTCAGATAGATTTAATTTCGGTACTAAAAATTTAAGTGGAAACTTCTTGCCTTCAACAGAGGCTGAATGGCTTCTAGATGTAAATACGCGCCAGCTCACTATTAAATTTTTAAAAGATGGCGTACAAGAAGGCGATTATAACATTGCGCTTAGTACTGCTTTCAAACGTTTTGATGAAACAGATGAAACTGGACAGAAAGTTGTTTTTGAGACAGCTGGAAATGATACTGTCTATCAAGTGGAAATAATTCCAACCAGTGACTACCCAACGACAGTAAACGTGCCCCCATATCCTAGCAGACTTAATCCAGAAAAAATAAGTGTGGATGCAAAATTCAACTTAACAAAAGAAGCAGATGCAATTGGCTTACTAGAATTAAATGATTTTTCATTCGGTGGGGATACAGTAATTGACCGTTCTAGTATAAAAGTTTACTCAAGTGATGTAAGTGCTGGGGGAACTTTTATGGGGACGAAAAAGGCACTAGTAGAAGGTACAGACTACACATTTACTTATGATGCAACTTCTCTAAAACTGACACTAGTTGGTGGGCTTGCTGGCAAAGGGTATCAAGTGTTATATGACCGTATTATTAATAAACCTAGTACTTTGACGAGAGTTTCAACACAAGCATTAACAAAAGGAGATACTGGCTTATTATCTGGTAAATCTGGATATGTTAATGTGCTTATGACTAGTTATAAGCATTTAAAAAAATCTGCATCTTATAATAGTGCTACAAAAACGATAGATTGGACAATTGAAGTTAACTATGATGAAGCAAATCTAACACCTGCAACTGTGTTAACGGATGTGCTAGATGATACGGATGTGCTTTACGTGGATAATTCACTACGAATAAATGGAGTGACTTTCGATGAAGGAACGGGTACTCCAATCATTGAAAGTGATGCATCAAACGACTGGGATATTTCAACAATTTCACAAAATGGGAGCTTTAATCTTACGTATAATAGCACAACAAAAAAAGCGTATCAAATAAAATATTCAACTAAATTAACGAAAGTAAACGAACGAGAAATAACGAATAAAGTGACAGACCAAAATGGTGTAGCAGCAGAATCTACTTTGCTTCTTAAACCAGACTTATTACAAAAAAGTGGTGGAGGTATTGACTACTTCAATAATAAGATGACATGGCAAATTGTCGCTAACTCCGACAAAATAAAAATGAAAGATCTTACAATTATCGATGAATTTTCAACCGGTGTAAAGAGCTTGCTTAGTCATACTGTTAAGGCATATACAGATGATAATAACTTTGTTTTGCTAGAAGAAGGTAAGGATTATACAATTAATAAAGATGTTGTACCAGCAGGATTTAAAATTACACTCATCGGTGACTACAAAATAACTACTAAAAAAATTGTAGTCGATATGGTTACTAGTGTCGACTTAACGGATGTAACAAACAAGGTTAGTAACAAAGCAACCCTTCATTACCGTGATGAAATTGATCAGCTTCAAACAATAGGTGAAATCGTTTCTTCCGTTACACCAGAAGCTACTATTATGTTGAATGGTGATAAATATGGTTACTATAATAAAACTACTGGTAATATTGACTGGATAGTATCCGTAAATACTATGGGAGAACACTATGATAATTTAATTTTTAATGATGATATGCCAATGGGAACGGCTTATGTGGAAGGATCTTTACAATTTAGGAAAGTTAATTCAACAGATGAAATGTTAGGTTTGTCCATCCCACTGTTCTCCAAAGGAACACTTGCTAAACCAGGCGAGAAAAATTATCCTACCAAAATAGATATATCAGATATAGTAATTAATTTAGAATTTGAGGATTTTGATAATTCTCGTGTATTTATTAAATATAGTACAAAACCTACCGAAAAATGGTATTCTGCTAGATATGTAAATAATATCGCAAAAGTTTCAGATAACGGTAAGAATGAAAAATCTTATTCTAAAGAAGTATATTCATCTTATCAATTTAATGCAATAAAAAAAACAGGTGATATAGATGCAACCTATGGCAATAAAGTCAATTGGAAAATCGAGCTTAGCAATATCTCACCTGAGCGACCAATCACCAATCCAGCTATAATAGATGTTCTAGATATTGGAATAACAGGAGCACAACTAGTAAAAAATAGTTTTAGAGTAATCAATCAGACGACTGGAGAAGTTATTAATTCAAATTATTATGATATTATTTTTGAAGAAAATACTTTCAGAATCGAATTTAAAAATTATATAGCAACAGCGCCGATTGAAGTGGATTATAGTACGATTAGTCTGATGTCAGGAACAATCAAAAACTCAGCTTCTGTAAGTTCTACTGATTATGGGGTTCTTCCATATAATTTAAGAGAAATAACTGCCAATGTAGCACCTGCATTTACTATTGGTAGTGGCGATGGAATAGCAACAGTTGGTTCACTCAAAGTTACTAAAGTAGATAAAGTAGATAACACAAAAAAATTAGCAGGCGCTGAATTCAAACTTTACACACTTGAAGGCGAGGAAACAGGAGTAGAAGGAACAACTAATGCAGATGGCGAAGTGATATTTGATGGAATTCAATCGGGTAAATATAACTTGGTTGAAACTGAGGCACCAGTAGGATATACAATTAATGATGAATATAAAACTGGGAAAGAAATAACAATTGGAGCAGAAGGTTCAGTTGTTAACTATACAATCGAAAATACCGCAATAAATGGTAACGTTGTGTTGACCAAAAAAGATAATAAAACTAAAGCCGTTTTAGCTGAAGCTGAATTTGAATTACAAACAAAAACAGGGACAAAAGTAAAAGATAATTTAGTGACGGATGAAAATGGTAAGATTATGATAGCTGATTTAGAGCCAGGCGAGTATCAGTTCGTTGAAACAAAAGCAGCACCAGGTTATGAGTTAGAGGCAAGCCCTGTCAGTTTTACAATTGCCATTAATCAAATAGAAACAGTTAATGTTACCAAAGAAAATACCGCAAAAACGGGCAGCGTTGTGTTAACAAAAAAAGATAGCGTATCAAAAGCAGTCCTAGCCGAAGCAGAATTTGAACTACAAACGAAAGCCGGTACAAAAGTAAAAGACAACCTAGTGGCCGATACAAACGGTGAAATTATCGTGTCCGATCTAGCACCAGGCGAGTACCAGTTCGTCGAAACAAAAGCGCCGGCAGGTTATAACCTAGATATAAACCCAGTACCTTTTCAAGTTATCTTTAATCAAATAGCTGCAATCAATGTTATAAAAGAAAATACAGCTAAAGCTGGAAGTGTTGTATTAACAAAAGAAGATAGTAAAACAAAAGCAGTAATTGCGGACGCCGGATTTGAACTACAAACGAAAACAGGTACAAAAGTAAAAGTTGATTTAGTGACAGATACAGATGGTAAAATTACTGTTTCTGACTTATCACCAGGTGAGTATCAATTTGTTGAGACAAAAGCAGCAACTGGTTATGAGTTAGATGCGACCCCAGTAACTTTTACAATTATCTTTAACCAAACAGGCGTAGTGAATGTTACGAAAGAAAATACCGCAAAAACAGGTAGTGTTGTGTTAACGAAAAAAGATAGCGTATCAAAAATGGCATTAGCCAAAGCAGAATTTGAGTTACAAACGAATTCTGGTACAAAAGTAAAAAGTAATCTAGTAACAGGTGAAGATGGCAAAATTACCGTAGCAGACTTAGCGCCAGGTGAATATCAGTTCGTCGAAACAAAAGCGCCGATAGGTTACGAGTTAGATGCTAGCCCTGTCAACTTCACAATTGCCTTTAACCAAGCAACTTCTCTAAATATTACCAAGGAAAATACTGCAAAAACAGGTAGTGTTATTTTAACCAAAAAAGATAGTATGACAGAGGCGGAACTCAAAGGAGCAGAATTTGAGTTGCAAACGAAGGCTGGAGCAAACGTGAAGAATGCTTTAGTTACAAATGAAAATGGAAACATTACGGTGTCAGATCTAGCACCAGGAGATTACCAGTTTGTTGAAACAAAAGCACCAAAAGGTTATGATTTAAATAAGGAGCCAGTAACATTTACTATTGAATTTAATCAACAAGAAACAGTAAAAGTGAACAAAATGAATACAATGACAACTGGCTCTATTATACTAACAAAAATAGATAGTCAAACTAAAAAACCTCTAAAAAATGCGACTTTTAACTTGGTAGATAATACTAATCATGTTATTAAAACACTAACAACAAATGCAGCAGGACAATTTAAAATTACTAATCTAGTACCTGGAAATTATCAACTAATCGAAACAAAAGCACCAGCAGGTTATGTATTAGATACTGTACCTGTAAATGTGAAAATTGCTTTTCAACAAACATTGCCACTTCAAGTCACAAAAACAAATACGAAAAAAGCTATAAGTGGAGTTGTGACAGCGGAGTTTGTAGATTCAAATGGTAAGAAGCTAGCCATAGAAGAAATAAGTACTGGCATAGTTGGAGCAAAATATAAAATGACAGCAAAACAAATAGCTGGATATAAATTAGTAAAAGATCCTGCAAACAAACACGGCACTTATAAAGAGCAACGCCAAAAAGTAACATTTATTTATAATAAGAATACTAGTATTGTTGTAGAGCCAAGCAACCCAATAGATATAACAAAAACTAAATCTATAAATAATCCCACTTCAACAAAAGAAAGTGCATTAGTTCTTCCTAAAACAGGAGATGGGTCCACAAATGAGGAGATATTCTTTGGATTGTTTTTCAGCATGGTTAGTTTGTTCTTACTAAGAAAAAGAAATCAATAA
- a CDS encoding membrane protein codes for MNDHRILNALSYFSIFFAPIIIPTLVWIFAKTDEVTHHAKVALLTHVIPTITGFICFSTIFFTSLTSISTNLTLIVTICLFFFMVITMVGFFIFNIVRGIQMLLTKPEEDVWI; via the coding sequence ATGAACGATCATCGAATTTTAAACGCGTTAAGTTATTTCAGTATCTTTTTCGCACCCATCATTATTCCAACGCTAGTTTGGATTTTTGCTAAAACAGATGAAGTTACTCACCACGCAAAAGTTGCTTTACTAACACATGTTATCCCAACTATTACAGGTTTTATTTGTTTCTCTACTATTTTTTTCACCTCCTTGACTAGTATTTCAACAAATCTCACTTTAATCGTCACGATTTGCTTATTCTTTTTCATGGTAATCACGATGGTTGGTTTCTTTATTTTTAATATTGTTCGCGGTATTCAAATGTTACTTACAAAACCAGAAGAAGATGTTTGGATTTAA
- a CDS encoding SpaA isopeptide-forming pilin-related protein, whose protein sequence is MKNILQWKKILIVTVIGLLALQNISPVSATITEEASELTTLKIIKEDKDTKEKVNGSIFELKDKETGEIKELPIQENGVVTDESLPAGEYVVREKTAAPGYMLDENEYNVTLNDKEEEVTSISAKEEKITNKAEETIVSGKKSVARKNLKAAISENIFRKVTLKDGKELNNTERIKNGSGVVLDMNFGFSGKNYKAGDTFTTVLPDVFNFGTNNLSGNFLPSTEAEWSLNVKTNALTITFLTDGVQEGDYDVNISTAFKRFTTTDKTGKNVVFKTAGEDTVYQIEIIPDISDPTTVSISGIPEVVNPEKITVNAKFNLTKETDAKGELKLIDSTDGGTTTIDRATIKVYSCDVSIGGTLTGTKKELIEGTDYTLTYENNGLSVLLDGGLAANGYQVTYDRTINKPSSNITHATTEAQTIGEDGMLSSSSAVVYLKMINYKHLEKRAVYNASTQCIDWAIGFNFDKKEISPTTVLKDVLEDNGVEYVANSFKINHIIFNSRTGAPIIGSDASSDWTTSAISANGNFDLTYKNTSKNPYQITYSTKVTDFSSREIKNKITDEKDVSSEASISFQPDLLKKKAGLIDYFNNTMKWTITANSDKIKMNHLSITDSFSSGVKSLESYDVYAYTDNTSRTLLNEGRDYTIDKDITPKGFLIQLIGDYSATNKKIVVEINTKIDLSDVTNNIDNKAFASYDDETGTSRHIDEINSSATPDTSVMNNGGKYGSYNDATGNIDWIVSVNLMGKDYDNLVFDDEMPAGLSLVEDSLQYRNIDSTTEMLSLYVPLKTVGTLAVPGDNNYPTTIDTTSKKIHLEFANMETSRVFIKYSTKPDENWYFFQSVNNVAKVSDNGAGQKLYSYKTFANLRYYAISKTAAIAPAFNNQVLWTMELTNIAPNRPVTNPIITDTLTTGATGAQVVKSSFKVVNSTTGGTIDSKYYDITFEDNNFTIQFKDYTATAPIKVTYSTISLMSGIVMNEAKVDSTDYGVLPGAYKKSIASIAPTFTMGSGSGIATIGSLEITKVDQADNTKKLAGAKFQLYTLDGDEAGQVGTTNAEGKIQFDGIQSGKYKLVETEAPVGYTISDEYKEGKEVTVRADGQMTVYTVENAQVPGSVVLTKEDSETKMVLSGAEFELQTADGAQVKADLVSDADGKIELTDLAPGDYQFIETQAPTGYKLDATPVPFTIVVDQTTPIQVTKENTARTGSAILTKEDDKTKAKLSGAEFELQTADGTQVKADLVSDADGKIELTDLAPGDYQFIETQAPTGYKLDATPVPFMIVVDQTTPIQVTKENTARTGSAILTKEDAKSKMKLSGAEFDLQTADGTQVKTDLVTDADGKLSVADLAPGKYQFVEVKAPNGYQLDKTPIEFTIEFNQQEPIQLTKTNIMSTGSVTLTKIDSETKAPLTGAIFKLVAANKTVLENLTTDKNGVIELTDLAPGGYQLIETKAPNDYELDTTPVNVNIAFNQQQSLQVTKENTKKMVSGTVTVVFVDIAGNELAAEEIHTDVVGKPYKIDAKEIKNYQLVKDPTNKAGVFKETPQKVTFVYAKNKGPIVVNPNKSTKPRDPVTPAKNNKMTIKVEKSAKLPSTGDKLPDEVIFTGFIVSALALFLLRKTRKKHE, encoded by the coding sequence ATGAAAAACATTTTGCAATGGAAAAAAATATTAATTGTTACCGTTATTGGGCTACTTGCACTCCAAAATATTTCACCAGTTTCGGCAACGATAACAGAAGAAGCTTCAGAACTAACAACACTTAAAATTATAAAAGAAGATAAAGATACAAAAGAAAAAGTGAATGGTTCTATTTTCGAACTGAAAGATAAAGAGACAGGAGAAATTAAAGAGCTTCCTATACAAGAAAACGGGGTGGTTACAGATGAATCACTTCCAGCTGGGGAGTACGTTGTAAGAGAAAAAACAGCTGCACCGGGCTATATGCTAGATGAAAATGAGTATAATGTAACATTAAACGATAAAGAAGAAGAAGTTACGTCTATTTCTGCAAAAGAAGAGAAAATTACGAATAAAGCAGAAGAAACAATTGTATCTGGAAAAAAATCGGTTGCAAGAAAGAATTTAAAAGCAGCTATATCGGAAAATATCTTTAGAAAAGTAACGCTTAAAGATGGAAAAGAACTTAACAACACAGAACGAATTAAGAATGGTAGTGGTGTTGTTTTAGATATGAACTTTGGCTTTTCAGGAAAAAACTATAAAGCTGGAGATACTTTTACAACCGTTTTGCCAGATGTCTTTAATTTTGGTACAAATAACTTAAGTGGTAACTTTTTACCATCCACTGAAGCAGAATGGTCCTTAAACGTGAAGACCAATGCTTTGACTATTACCTTCTTAACAGATGGCGTTCAAGAAGGTGATTACGATGTTAATATTAGTACAGCTTTTAAAAGGTTTACAACAACAGATAAAACCGGAAAAAATGTTGTTTTTAAAACAGCAGGAGAAGATACTGTTTACCAAATTGAAATAATTCCTGATATTAGTGATCCAACTACCGTATCTATATCAGGAATACCTGAAGTAGTTAATCCAGAGAAAATAACTGTCAATGCAAAATTCAATTTAACGAAAGAAACGGATGCAAAAGGAGAATTAAAATTAATTGATTCCACTGATGGTGGGACAACGACAATAGATAGAGCAACTATCAAGGTTTATTCTTGCGACGTTAGTATAGGTGGGACACTTACCGGAACGAAAAAGGAATTAATAGAAGGAACAGACTATACACTAACTTATGAGAATAACGGATTAAGCGTTTTGCTTGATGGCGGACTTGCTGCAAATGGATACCAAGTGACTTATGATCGGACCATTAATAAACCGAGTAGTAATATAACTCATGCTACAACAGAAGCACAAACAATTGGAGAAGACGGAATGCTATCTAGTTCCTCAGCAGTTGTTTACTTGAAGATGATTAACTATAAACATCTCGAGAAGAGAGCCGTTTACAATGCTTCCACACAATGCATTGACTGGGCAATTGGTTTCAATTTTGACAAAAAAGAAATATCGCCTACTACTGTTTTGAAAGACGTTTTAGAGGATAATGGCGTCGAATATGTGGCGAACTCATTTAAAATAAATCACATAATTTTTAATTCGAGGACAGGCGCACCAATCATTGGATCTGATGCATCCAGTGACTGGACGACTTCTGCTATTTCAGCTAATGGGAATTTTGATTTAACATATAAAAATACGAGCAAGAATCCTTACCAAATCACCTATTCAACCAAAGTAACAGACTTTAGTAGCCGAGAAATTAAAAATAAAATTACGGACGAAAAGGATGTTTCTTCGGAGGCGTCGATTAGCTTTCAACCTGACTTACTGAAGAAAAAGGCGGGATTGATTGACTATTTTAATAATACAATGAAATGGACGATAACTGCTAACTCAGATAAGATTAAAATGAATCATCTTAGTATTACTGATTCGTTCTCTTCTGGTGTAAAAAGTTTAGAAAGCTATGATGTATATGCGTATACGGATAATACTAGCCGTACCTTGTTAAATGAAGGCAGGGACTATACTATTGATAAAGATATCACGCCAAAAGGTTTTTTGATTCAACTTATCGGTGATTATAGTGCAACAAACAAAAAAATCGTAGTAGAGATAAATACAAAAATTGATTTGTCTGATGTTACAAATAATATTGATAATAAGGCATTTGCTTCTTACGATGATGAGACTGGGACTTCAAGGCATATAGATGAAATAAATTCTTCAGCAACTCCAGATACAAGTGTCATGAATAACGGTGGGAAATATGGTTCTTATAATGATGCAACAGGGAATATCGATTGGATTGTTTCAGTGAACTTGATGGGAAAAGATTATGATAATTTAGTGTTTGATGATGAGATGCCGGCAGGATTGTCGCTTGTAGAAGACTCATTGCAATACCGTAATATCGATTCGACGACTGAAATGTTGAGCTTATATGTCCCTTTAAAAACAGTTGGTACACTTGCCGTACCTGGAGATAATAATTATCCAACAACGATTGATACGACAAGCAAGAAAATACATTTAGAATTTGCTAATATGGAGACTTCACGCGTCTTTATTAAATATAGTACCAAACCAGATGAAAATTGGTATTTTTTTCAATCTGTAAACAATGTAGCTAAAGTTTCAGATAATGGAGCTGGGCAAAAATTATACTCTTACAAAACTTTTGCCAATCTTAGATATTATGCAATTTCAAAAACTGCTGCTATTGCTCCCGCCTTTAATAATCAAGTACTATGGACTATGGAATTAACAAATATTGCTCCAAATCGTCCTGTAACTAATCCAATTATAACGGATACGCTAACTACAGGAGCTACTGGAGCGCAAGTAGTGAAGAGTAGTTTCAAAGTAGTTAATAGTACTACTGGAGGTACAATTGATTCAAAGTATTACGATATTACTTTTGAAGATAATAATTTTACGATTCAATTTAAAGACTATACAGCAACAGCACCTATTAAAGTGACATACAGTACAATTAGTTTGATGTCGGGAATTGTTATGAATGAAGCGAAGGTTGATTCTACTGATTATGGCGTGTTGCCAGGAGCTTATAAAAAATCCATCGCTTCTATCGCTCCTACATTTACGATGGGAAGCGGAAGTGGAATTGCCACGATTGGCTCATTAGAAATTACAAAAGTGGACCAAGCGGATAATACGAAAAAATTAGCTGGTGCTAAATTCCAACTTTATACACTGGATGGTGATGAAGCAGGGCAAGTTGGTACCACTAATGCAGAAGGTAAAATTCAATTCGATGGAATTCAATCTGGGAAATATAAATTAGTAGAGACTGAGGCGCCAGTTGGCTATACTATTAGTGATGAATATAAAGAAGGAAAAGAAGTGACTGTTAGAGCTGATGGTCAAATGACTGTCTATACGGTTGAAAATGCGCAAGTACCTGGAAGTGTTGTTTTAACAAAAGAAGATAGCGAAACAAAGATGGTGTTATCAGGAGCAGAATTCGAACTACAAACAGCAGATGGAGCGCAAGTGAAAGCGGATTTAGTATCTGACGCGGATGGTAAAATCGAGTTGACAGATTTAGCGCCAGGTGACTATCAATTTATAGAAACACAAGCGCCAACTGGTTATAAGCTAGATGCAACTCCAGTGCCGTTTACGATTGTAGTTGATCAAACGACACCTATCCAAGTAACCAAAGAAAATACAGCGAGAACAGGTAGTGCAATTTTAACAAAAGAAGATGACAAAACGAAAGCGAAGTTATCCGGAGCAGAATTTGAGTTACAAACAGCAGACGGAACGCAAGTGAAAGCGGATTTAGTATCTGACGCGGATGGTAAAATCGAGTTGACAGATTTAGCGCCAGGTGACTATCAATTTATAGAAACACAAGCGCCAACTGGTTATAAGCTAGATGCAACTCCAGTGCCGTTTATGATTGTAGTTGATCAAACGACACCTATCCAAGTAACCAAAGAAAATACAGCGAGAACAGGTAGTGCAATTTTAACAAAAGAAGATGCTAAATCTAAAATGAAGTTGTCCGGAGCAGAATTCGATTTGCAAACAGCAGACGGAACGCAAGTGAAAACGGACTTAGTAACAGACGCAGATGGTAAATTAAGCGTAGCAGATTTAGCGCCAGGGAAATACCAATTTGTAGAAGTAAAAGCACCAAATGGCTATCAGTTGGACAAGACGCCGATTGAATTTACGATTGAATTTAACCAACAAGAACCGATACAGCTAACTAAAACAAATATAATGTCTACAGGGTCTGTTACTTTAACAAAAATAGACAGCGAGACAAAAGCCCCACTTACTGGAGCAATATTTAAATTAGTTGCTGCAAATAAAACTGTTCTAGAAAACTTAACAACAGATAAGAACGGAGTAATCGAATTAACGGATTTAGCACCTGGAGGCTATCAATTAATAGAAACTAAAGCGCCAAATGACTATGAATTAGATACGACTCCAGTAAATGTGAATATTGCTTTTAATCAACAACAGTCACTTCAAGTAACAAAAGAAAACACGAAAAAAATGGTAAGTGGAACTGTAACTGTAGTGTTTGTTGATATAGCAGGAAATGAACTAGCTGCAGAAGAAATTCACACGGATGTAGTTGGTAAGCCATACAAAATAGATGCTAAAGAAATTAAAAATTACCAACTAGTGAAAGATCCTACTAACAAAGCTGGTGTATTTAAAGAAACACCACAGAAAGTTACTTTTGTGTATGCAAAAAACAAAGGACCAATTGTGGTTAATCCAAACAAATCAACGAAACCGAGAGATCCAGTAACCCCAGCCAAAAACAACAAAATGACTATAAAAGTTGAAAAATCTGCGAAGCTACCTTCTACAGGAGATAAGCTACCAGATGAAGTTATTTTTACTGGATTTATCGTTAGTGCACTTGCCCTGTTCTTACTAAGAAAAACAAGGAAGAAACACGAATAA